A stretch of Miscanthus floridulus cultivar M001 chromosome 13, ASM1932011v1, whole genome shotgun sequence DNA encodes these proteins:
- the LOC136501653 gene encoding uncharacterized protein, with protein sequence MLLPHPSPLAPLRASSSSPAARLRFRLPFLCSPYPSPLLSSPCPRPRWPPPIRAHASGEPRLGGRRGVFGLDALLSAAELLCLAPPAICSVVCAARLVFLPAGASAVPPPLLVLQYVLLVGAVAIGSLIRRRQSGRLRPAAGAAGVGGGLTGRVEKVEETVRGMVAAVAVLSRTVEKLGLRFRVLRRTLTDPITETAALAQKNSEATRILSAQEDLLEKEIGAIQKVLYAMQEQQQKQLDLILAIGEASRILDGEQDLLGRDSARSSSASPAPELENKQVETESEAVTGGNNKS encoded by the exons ATGCTGCTGCCGCATCCCAGTCCCCTCGCGCCGCTCCGCGCCAGCTCCTCCTCCCCGGCCGCGCGCCTCCGCTTCCGCCTCCCATTCCTGTGCTCTCCTTACCCCTCGCCGCTCCTCTCCTCGCCATGTCCCCGACCCCGATGGCCTCCGCCGATTCGGGCCCACGCGTCCG GCGAGCCGAGGCTCGGCGGCCGCCGCGGCGTCTTCGGCCTCGACGCGCTTCTCTCGGCTGCGGAGCTGCTCTGCCTCGCGCCGCCGGCCATCTGCTCGGTGGTCTGCGCTGCGCGCCTCGTCTTCCTGCCGGCTGGCGCCAGCGCCGTGCCCCCGCCGCTGCTGGTCCTGCAGTACGTGCTCTTGGTGGGCGCGGTGGCCATCGGCAGCCTGATACGGCGGAGGCAGTCGGGGCGGCTCCGCCCGGCGGCCGGTGCTGCGGGGGTGGGGGGTGGATTGACGGGGAGGGTGGAGAAAGTGGAGGAGACTGTCAGGGGTATGGTGGCGGCCGTTGCTGTGCTCTCGAGGACCGTCGAGAAGCTCGGCCTCAGGTTTAGGGTGTTGCGGAGGACGTTGACGGACCCTATCACTGAG acagcgGCTTTAGCGCAGAAGAATTCTGAAGCCACTCGTATTCTTTCTGCACAAGAAGACCTCCTTGAAAAAGAAATCGGTGCAATTCAAAAAGTTCTTTATGCAATGCAG GAACAACAGCAAAAGCAACTTGACCTAATCCTTGCGATTGGGGAAGCAAGCAGGATACTGGATGGCGAACAAGACTTGTTAGGCAGGGACAGTGCTAGATCTTCCAGCGCAAGTCCAGCTCCAGAGCTGGAGAACAAACAAGTAGAAACAGAATCTGAAGCGGTTACAGGAGGAAATAACAAGTCCTGA
- the LOC136500913 gene encoding uncharacterized protein, with the protein MMADDPPRRPPSALARKSAPAQPWSDVETMHLIDAYEERWTALRRGQLKAHQWEEVAAEVVARCAATPGVVAQRKTGTQCRHKLEKLRKRYRTEGARPVTSLWPYFRRMDRLERGPLAAYPAAAGSPPAADGDEEEEEEEEEDEEEENVQEEEGEEEEELVPRNNTRSINGIIREFGTGLAPRHPQLQLHQPPPSSITPSTAPPRKRVAYEAFQDKAAAAAAAAAAVKAKDDDDEAVELARRGGSSGRGAGGAGAQLSAVLRDFGEGVMRLERRRMEVQWEIERGWQEADARHARMLQDAQRQLLDTVAAACALPPKKARRDHGDS; encoded by the coding sequence ATGATGGCCGACGACCCGCCGCGGCGTCCGCCGTCGGCGCTAGCGAGGAAGAGCGCGCCGGCGCAGCCGTGGTCGGACGTCGAGACGATGCACCTCATCGACGCGTACGAGGAGCGCTGGACGGCGCTGCGCCGCGGCCAGCTCAAGGCGCACCAGTGGGAGGAGGTGGCGGCCGAGGTCGTCGCCCGCTGCGCCGCCACACCGGGGGTCGTCGCCCAGCGCAAGACGGGCACCCAGTGCCGCCACAAGCTCGAGAAGCTCCGCAAGCGCTACCGCACCGAGGGCGCCCGCCCCGTCACCTCGCTCTGGCCTTACTTCCGCCGCATGGATCGCCTCGAACGGGGGCCCCTCGCCGCCTACCCGGCCGCGGCTGGCTCCCCGCCTGCCGCCGACGGCgacgaagaggaagaggaagaagaagaggaggacgaagaggaggaaaacgtgcaggaggaggaaggagaggaagaggaagagctcGTCCCCCGCAACAACACCCGGAGCATCAACGGCATCATCCGGGAATTCGGCACCGGCCTCGCCCCGCGCCACCCGCAGCTGCAGCTCCACCAGCCGCCGCCTTCTTCCATCACGCCGTCCACCGCGCCCCCGCGCAAGAGGGTGGCCTACGAGGCGTTCCAGGACaaggccgccgcggcggcggcggcggcggcggcggtcaaggccaaggacgacgacgacgaggccgTGGAGCTGGCCCGCCGCGGTGGCTCCTCTGGGCGGGGGGCGGGGGGAGCCGGCGCGCAGCTCTCGGCTGTGCTGAGGGATTTCGGCGAGGGCGTCATGCGGCTGGAGCGGCGGCGCATGGAGGTGCAGTGGGAGATCGAGCGCGGGTGGCAGGAGGCGGACGCCCGCCACGCCAGGATGCTGCAGGACGCGCAGCGCCAGCTACTCGACACCGTCGCCGCCGCCTGCGCCTTGCCGCCGAAGAAGGCCCGGAGGGACCATGGAGACTCGTAG